A window from Sebastes fasciatus isolate fSebFas1 chromosome 22, fSebFas1.pri, whole genome shotgun sequence encodes these proteins:
- the LOC141760993 gene encoding uncharacterized protein LOC141760993 — protein MRSFTLITALLLCSLSSVSGSESQTVKVQSGEEVTLTCTNITSGPIFTEWFRLINRIKPSCISAMYRFHSKASYCVGFQKEKFEMSSNNSTVFLKIKQVNISDSGLYFCGFYMDAHIVIASATHLIVQEEFDGTANLMSLILGGLTVSLTIVVVVLAVKVRKLQTAVNEEPQPERNKNLGSDELNYAALSFQAKPKRSRRPAPEREMEPHVVYAATR, from the exons ATGAGGAGCTTCACCTTGATAACAGCTTTACTTCTCTGCAGCCTCA GCTCCGTCTCAGGTTCTGAGTCTCAGACTGTAAAGGTTCAGTCTGGTGAAGAAGTCACACTGACGTGCACCAACATTACCAGCGGTCCAATTTTTACGGAGTGGTTCAGACTGATCAACAGAATCAAGCCCAGCTGCATCTCCGCTATGTACAGGTTTCATAGTAAAGCTTCGTACTGTGTTGgatttcaaaaagaaaaatttGAAATGAGCTCCAACAACTCCACTGTCTTTCTTAAAATCAAGCAAGTGAATATATCTGACTCTGGACTGTATTTCTGTGGATTCTACATGGACGCACATATAGTCATTGCCAGTGCAACACATTTAATCGTTCAAG AGGAGTTTGATGGAACGGCAAACCTAATGAGTTTGATCCTGGGTGGTCTGACCGTTTCCCTCACCATAGTCGTCGTTGTTCTGGCTGTTAAAGTCAGGAAACTTCAGACAG CTGTGAATGAGGAGCCGCAGCCAGAAAGAAACAAG AATCTGGGCTCAGATGAACTGAACTACGCAGCTCTAAGTTTCCAGGCAAAGCCAAAAAGAAGCCGCAGGCCTgcacctgagagagagatggagccaCATGTTGTGTACGCTGCCACCAGATAG
- the LOC141760880 gene encoding uncharacterized protein LOC141760880, translating into MHLYMILCGVFYLSAVIQSAAVKQVTGVVSASVGDNVTLHCFHGGSQVAMHFSWYRQALGGGPELLSIVYKFDEPSKVYTWMEKNPRFSVQRKIGVNHLHISDLHVSDSATYLCGSSHSNIVEFGEGVFLSVKGTNLKEIVQRPVSETIQPGGSVTLNCTVHTRTCDGEHSVYWFRHGSRQGILHAHGDRCKRVPTPPGSPSQSCLYHLQKMNLSSSDAGTYYCAVASCGEVLLGEGSKLLVHGDGADQEAQMKIFVWLSIIRAGIVLFFVTICFSVYISKRR; encoded by the exons ATGCACCTGTATATGATCCTCTGTGGAGTCT TTTACCTGTCGGCGGTGATCCAGTCGGCAGCAGTCAAGCAGGTCACTGGGGTTGTATCCGCCAGTGTTGGGGACAATGTGACTTTACATTGCTTTCACGGCGGCAGCCAAGTGGCGATGCACTTCTCCTGGTACCGACAAGCCTTAGGAGGTGGACCTGAGCTGCTGTCTATTGTTTACAAGTTTGATGAACCATCCAAAGTCTACACCTGGATGGAAAAGAACCCCCGGTTCTCCGTGCAAAGGAAGATAGGGGTGAATCATTTACACATCTCTGACCTCCACGTCTCAGATTCAGCCACATACTTATGTGGAAGCTCACACTCCAACATAGTGGAATTTGGAGAGGGGGTCTTTCTAAGCGTCAAAG GAACCAACCTCAAAGAAATAGTCCAGAGGCCGGTATCTGAGACCATTCAGCCAGGAGGCTCTGTGACTCTCAACTGCACCGTACACACTAGGACCTGTGATGGAGAACACAGCGTTTACTGGTTCCGACACGGATCTCGCCAAGGGATCCTTCACGCACACGGGGATCGGTGCAAACGCGTCCCCACGCCGCCGGGTTCTCCTTCACAGAGCTGCTTGTACCATTTGCAGAAGATGAACCTGAGCTCCTCTGATGCTGGAACCTACTACTGTGCCGTGGCCTCCTGCGGGGAGGTGCTGCTCGGTGAAGGAAGCAAGCTGCTCGTCCACGGTGATGGTGCAGACCAAGAGGCACAGATGAAAATCTTCGTCTGGCTCTCCATCATTAGAGCTGGGATCGTCTTGTTCTTTGTAACTATTTGTTTCTCGGTTTATATCAGTAAGCGGAGGTGA
- the LOC141761042 gene encoding uncharacterized protein LOC141761042, with translation MESFTLITALLLCSLSWISVSGSESQTVEVQSGDEVTLTCTNITSGPGQTEWFRLINRTKPSCISSKYKSDDEAAYCVGFKNGFEMSSNNSTVFLKIKRLDLSDSGVYFCGFYVDQHTVIGDATILIVQEEFDGTANLMSLILGGLTVSLTIVVVVLAVKVRKLQTAVNEEPQAERNKNMGSDELNYAALSFQAKPKRSRRPAPEREMEPHVVYAATR, from the exons ATGGAGAGCTTCACCTTAATAACAGCTTTGCTCCTCTGCAGCCTCA GCTGGATCTCCGTCTCTGGTTCTGAGTCTCAGACTGTGGAGGTTCAGTCTGGTGATGAAGTCACACTGACGTGCACCAACATTACCAGCGGTCCAGGTCAGACGGAGTGGTTCAGACTGATCAACAGAACCAAGCCCAGCTGCATCTCCTCAAAGTACAAGTCTGATGATGAAGCTGCGTATTGTGTTGGATTTAAAAATGGATTTGAAATGAGCTCCAACAACTCCACTGTCTTTCTTAAAATCAAGCGATTGGATTTATCTGACTCTGGAGTGTATTTCTGCGGATTCTACGTGGACCAACATACCGTCATTGGCGATGCAACAATTTTAATTGTTCAAG AGGAGTTTGATGGAACGGCAAACCTAATGAGTTTGATCCTGGGTGGTCTGACCGTTTCCCTCACCATAGTCGTCGTTGTTCTGGCTGTTAAAGTCAGGAAACTTCAGACAG CTGTGAATGAGGAGCCGCAGGCAGAAAGAAACAAG AATATGGGCTCAGATGAACTGAACTACGCAGCTCTAAGTTTCCAGGCAAAGCCAAAAAGAAGCCGCAGGCCTgcacctgagagagagatggagccaCATGTTGTGTACGCTGCCACCAGATAG